Proteins found in one Calditrichota bacterium genomic segment:
- a CDS encoding outer membrane beta-barrel protein, producing MKRLSILLTAIFLLALVEGASAFGRYNNGRVTIVKLGYFAPKDVKPGFMGSLTLGSAVDENVDVGVSIGYFSRSYKKNQVVAEEVSAGGVVQKTIQQTLDFSTKAIPILATIMVKFSSRMPFTFFLGGGLGYELLLNNETNYEQNISEKRYYHGFGWQLQGGAMYRIGRRSWFFGEIFYNSATPSRNKSKDSKGLPTWEQVDFSGIGARLGFRLGGY from the coding sequence ATGAAGCGACTGAGCATTCTGTTGACAGCCATTTTTCTGCTGGCTTTGGTAGAAGGCGCATCCGCATTTGGACGGTACAATAATGGGCGCGTCACGATTGTTAAACTGGGATATTTTGCGCCGAAGGATGTCAAACCCGGTTTTATGGGCTCGCTGACGCTGGGAAGCGCCGTTGACGAAAATGTGGACGTGGGCGTGTCTATCGGCTATTTCTCCCGATCGTACAAAAAAAATCAGGTCGTAGCTGAAGAAGTTTCTGCGGGCGGCGTTGTTCAAAAAACCATCCAGCAAACCCTGGATTTTTCCACAAAAGCCATTCCGATTTTGGCCACAATTATGGTGAAGTTTAGCTCGAGGATGCCGTTCACCTTTTTTCTTGGAGGCGGGCTGGGATATGAACTGCTGTTGAATAACGAAACAAACTATGAACAAAATATTTCAGAAAAACGTTATTACCATGGATTCGGATGGCAATTGCAGGGCGGTGCCATGTATCGGATTGGCCGGCGATCCTGGTTTTTTGGTGAGATTTTTTACAACAGTGCCACGCCCAGCCGAAACAAATCCAAGGATTCCAAAGGGTTGCCCACGTGGGAACAGGTCGATTTTTCGGGCATTGGGGCGCGTCTCGGATTCCGTTTGGGGGGATATTAA